From one Paeniglutamicibacter psychrophenolicus genomic stretch:
- a CDS encoding low molecular weight protein-tyrosine-phosphatase — protein MFRIMTVCTGNICRSPMAEYMLRTALNDAGITDVSVESAGTRDGEAGHGIDPRAAAVLQSHGIDAGEHVARVLDPDSLPGMDLLLAMDQDHYAALAKLLPADASAPRPELRMMRSFDTALSATPLEDQGIYDPWFGDSADFRLCWQMVNAAIPGVLDYVRAHIMPQRGN, from the coding sequence ATGTTTCGGATAATGACAGTGTGCACGGGCAACATCTGCCGCTCCCCCATGGCCGAGTACATGCTTCGCACGGCACTCAACGATGCCGGGATCACCGACGTCTCGGTGGAGTCCGCCGGCACCCGCGACGGCGAGGCCGGCCACGGCATCGACCCGCGGGCCGCGGCCGTCCTGCAGTCCCACGGCATCGATGCCGGGGAACACGTCGCCCGCGTCCTTGACCCCGATTCGTTGCCCGGGATGGACCTGCTGCTGGCCATGGACCAGGACCACTACGCGGCGCTGGCGAAGCTGCTGCCCGCCGATGCCTCGGCCCCGCGACCTGAACTGCGCATGATGCGCTCCTTCGACACCGCCCTGTCCGCGACCCCGCTCGAGGACCAGGGCATCTACGATCCATGGTTCGGCGACTCGGCGGATTTCCGCCTGTGCTGGCAAATGGTCAACGCCGCCATCCCGGGAGTGCTCGACTACGTGCGCGCCCACATCATGCCCCAACGTGGCAACTAG
- a CDS encoding LysE family transporter has translation MTLSLWLSLLGASTLISFTPGAGAINTMTNSLNSGFRRSMWGILGQQAALLIHVIVVAAGVGLLVSRSPLFFTGIRYAGAAYLVYLGVRLILAKPQGSEEIDLRGRESSLSMFRRGLWVNLLNPKAIVFFLAFTPQFIRLDAPALPQYLVFIGTIVAVDIVVMWLFFAASAKSFSRFTATERGQKILNLTFGTLFIFVAALLVFIH, from the coding sequence GTGACTCTTTCCCTTTGGCTCTCGCTGCTAGGCGCTTCCACGTTGATCAGCTTCACCCCCGGCGCCGGGGCCATCAACACCATGACCAATTCGCTGAACTCCGGCTTCCGCCGCTCCATGTGGGGCATCCTGGGCCAGCAGGCAGCCCTGCTCATCCATGTGATCGTGGTGGCCGCCGGCGTGGGGCTGCTGGTGTCCCGTTCCCCGCTGTTTTTCACCGGCATCCGCTACGCCGGCGCCGCCTACCTGGTGTACCTGGGCGTGCGGCTGATCCTGGCCAAGCCGCAGGGAAGCGAGGAAATCGACCTGCGCGGGCGCGAATCTTCCCTTTCGATGTTCCGCCGCGGGCTGTGGGTCAACCTGCTCAACCCCAAGGCCATCGTGTTCTTCCTGGCCTTCACCCCGCAGTTCATCCGCCTCGATGCCCCGGCACTGCCCCAGTACCTGGTCTTCATCGGCACCATCGTGGCCGTGGACATCGTGGTGATGTGGCTTTTCTTCGCCGCCTCGGCCAAGAGCTTCAGCCGCTTCACCGCCACCGAGCGCGGGCAAAAGATCCTGAACCTGACCTTCGGCACCCTGTTCATTTTCGTCGCCGCCCTGCTGGTCTTCATCCACTGA
- a CDS encoding glycoside hydrolase family 1 protein, with amino-acid sequence MTELPTTGTPNPLAAGFDSTSTLEFPPGFHFGSATAAFQIEGASHEDGREDSIWDAFCRVDGAVFSGHDGSVAADHYHRMPQDVALMAELGLDTYRFSTSWARIKPGDRELNPKGLDFYSRLVDELLENGISPWLTLYHWDLPQALGERGGWANRDTAYRFADYALEVFEHLKDRVVDWTTLNEPWCSSFLSHAGGEHAPGHTDPAEAVAAAHHLLLGHGLATEAMRESAGREHRLGITLNFTVADPADPANPGDVDAARRIDGSFNRVFLDPIFRGQYPEDVLGDMAEAGLAGHIRDNDLETIAAPIDVLGVNYYNGVLVAAGQDPQGSEQSLVFASGRGLPRRSPAVGSERVQNIDRPLPRTAMGWEVQPEGLERLLLRLQDQYTGPAGIPMVITENGAAYDDEPDESGFVDDSAGRLAFIDAHLRAVHRAMERGAEVRGYLVWSLLDNFEWAFGYDKRFGIVRVDYDTQARIPKASARWYAQVASSHRVPAWE; translated from the coding sequence ATGACCGAACTACCCACCACGGGCACGCCCAATCCCCTTGCCGCCGGATTCGATTCCACGAGCACCCTGGAATTTCCCCCCGGATTCCACTTCGGGTCGGCAACCGCCGCCTTCCAGATCGAGGGCGCAAGCCACGAGGACGGCCGGGAGGATTCCATCTGGGATGCGTTTTGCCGGGTCGACGGCGCGGTGTTTTCCGGCCACGACGGATCGGTTGCCGCCGACCACTACCACCGGATGCCGCAGGACGTGGCGCTGATGGCCGAGCTGGGCCTGGACACCTACCGTTTCTCCACCTCCTGGGCGCGCATCAAGCCCGGTGACAGGGAGCTGAATCCCAAGGGCCTGGATTTCTACTCACGGCTGGTCGACGAGCTGCTGGAAAACGGGATCTCCCCGTGGCTCACCCTCTACCACTGGGACTTGCCGCAGGCCCTGGGCGAACGCGGCGGCTGGGCCAACCGCGACACCGCCTACCGCTTTGCCGACTACGCCCTGGAGGTGTTCGAACACCTCAAGGACCGGGTCGTGGATTGGACCACGCTGAACGAACCGTGGTGCTCGTCCTTCCTCTCCCATGCCGGCGGCGAGCATGCTCCCGGGCACACGGATCCAGCCGAGGCGGTGGCCGCGGCGCACCACCTGCTGCTGGGCCACGGGCTGGCCACCGAAGCGATGCGGGAGTCCGCGGGCAGGGAGCACCGGCTGGGCATCACGCTGAATTTCACCGTCGCCGACCCCGCAGACCCGGCAAACCCCGGGGACGTGGATGCAGCCCGGCGCATCGACGGCTCCTTCAACAGGGTCTTCCTGGACCCCATCTTCCGCGGCCAGTACCCCGAAGACGTGCTTGGGGACATGGCCGAGGCCGGCTTGGCAGGACATATCAGGGACAACGACCTGGAAACCATTGCCGCACCCATCGACGTGCTGGGCGTGAACTACTACAACGGGGTGCTGGTTGCCGCTGGCCAGGACCCGCAGGGCTCCGAGCAGTCGCTGGTGTTCGCCTCCGGGCGCGGGCTCCCGCGCCGGAGCCCAGCGGTGGGCAGCGAGCGGGTGCAAAACATCGACCGGCCACTGCCGCGCACCGCCATGGGCTGGGAGGTCCAACCCGAGGGGCTCGAACGGTTGCTGCTGCGCCTGCAGGATCAATACACCGGGCCTGCCGGGATCCCCATGGTCATCACCGAGAACGGCGCCGCCTACGACGACGAACCCGATGAGAGCGGGTTCGTCGATGACAGTGCCGGGCGGCTGGCGTTCATCGATGCGCACCTGCGGGCCGTGCACCGGGCCATGGAACGCGGGGCCGAGGTGCGCGGGTACCTGGTGTGGTCGCTGCTGGACAACTTCGAGTGGGCCTTCGGCTACGACAAGCGCTTCGGGATCGTGCGGGTCGACTACGACACCCAGGCCCGCATCCCCAAGGCCTCGGCCCGCTGGTATGCGCAGGTCGCCTCCTCGCACCGGGTGCCGGCCTGGGAGTAG
- a CDS encoding MarR family winged helix-turn-helix transcriptional regulator produces MDPAAAFELVLLLQQFGQASDRYVESTGTRHKTHRTDMNALAVIMRFERAGTPPTPGELSRTLQLSSPATSAMLDRLERIGHIERLRVDKDRRVVRIKLTPKAQADGRAMFAPLAASMMEVISTYTDQEVKLVSRFMADATAGVDKARHDAEHT; encoded by the coding sequence ATGGATCCCGCCGCCGCCTTCGAACTCGTCCTGCTGCTTCAGCAGTTCGGGCAGGCATCGGACCGCTACGTCGAATCCACCGGCACCCGGCACAAGACCCACCGCACGGACATGAATGCGCTGGCCGTCATCATGCGGTTCGAACGCGCGGGGACCCCGCCGACCCCGGGGGAGCTCTCGCGGACCTTGCAACTCAGTTCACCGGCCACCAGCGCGATGCTGGACCGTCTCGAGCGCATCGGCCACATCGAGCGCCTGCGCGTCGACAAGGACCGCCGTGTGGTCCGCATCAAGCTCACCCCCAAGGCGCAGGCCGACGGGCGCGCCATGTTCGCACCCCTGGCGGCGAGCATGATGGAGGTCATTTCCACCTACACCGATCAGGAAGTGAAGCTGGTGTCCCGCTTCATGGCCGACGCAACGGCCGGCGTGGACAAGGCCAGGCACGACGCGGAACACACGTAG
- a CDS encoding MMPL family transporter encodes MGNKHRPGTGKAVFRAVLAVALVAIWLGVAGVGGPTFGKLGDVQTNDQAAFLPATAEATRALEWQAKFRTSDAIPAVVVIAGESVLDQAAIKDVVASLKDLKGLDGDIVGPFASEDGLAAQLLVPLDGNVEVDEAVDSLRAELADRIPEGTRAYVTGPAGFSADLVEAFGGIDGVLLGVALGAVFLILLLVYRSVLLPVTVLFTSVAALCAAILAVYFMAQEGWIRLDGQSQGILSILVIGAATDYSLLLVARHKEALAGGQGRWEAAATAWKRSVEPILASGGTVTAGLLCLLFSDLNSNKALGPIGASGIIFSIFAALTFLPAALALLGRAAYWPFPPKPQAPLGPEELPAGLWGRVAGFVGRHPRSIWVLTALVLAAGALGMTQLKASGVPQSELVLGQTDSRDGQIALGEHFPGGTGSPLFAIVDEARAADLVPLVEDVNGVASAYLQAADGGPALARAGGEPQVVEGRSLLSITLGDAADSDAAKSTLLDLRRLLHHEDPGSLVGGTTATLRDTATTAQTDLVKIIPLVLGAILVILMLLLRSILAPVLLVATTLLSYGTAMGVSAWVFNGIFNFVGADPSVPLFGFVFLVALGVDYNIFLMTRVREESLEHGTRAGVLRGLAVTGGVITSAGVVLAATFAALGIIPIMFLLQLGFIVAFGVLLDTLVVRSLLVPALIHDLGGKVWWPSKLGRAR; translated from the coding sequence CTGGGAAATAAGCACCGGCCGGGCACGGGCAAGGCCGTCTTCCGCGCGGTGCTGGCCGTGGCGTTGGTGGCCATCTGGCTGGGGGTGGCAGGGGTCGGCGGACCCACCTTCGGGAAACTCGGCGACGTTCAAACCAATGACCAGGCAGCCTTCCTGCCTGCCACCGCCGAGGCGACCCGGGCCCTGGAATGGCAGGCGAAATTCCGTACCTCTGACGCCATTCCGGCGGTCGTGGTGATCGCCGGAGAATCGGTCCTTGACCAAGCGGCAATCAAGGACGTGGTGGCATCGCTCAAGGACCTGAAGGGCCTTGACGGCGACATCGTCGGGCCCTTCGCCTCCGAAGACGGACTTGCCGCGCAGCTGCTCGTCCCGCTGGACGGCAACGTGGAAGTCGACGAAGCCGTCGACTCCCTGCGGGCGGAACTCGCCGATCGGATCCCCGAGGGGACCCGCGCCTACGTCACCGGCCCCGCCGGTTTCAGCGCCGATCTGGTCGAGGCCTTCGGCGGCATCGACGGTGTGCTGCTGGGCGTGGCACTCGGTGCCGTCTTCCTGATCCTGCTGCTGGTCTATCGCTCCGTCCTGTTGCCGGTCACCGTGCTGTTCACCTCGGTCGCAGCTCTCTGCGCGGCCATCCTGGCCGTGTACTTCATGGCCCAGGAGGGCTGGATCCGGCTCGACGGGCAAAGCCAGGGAATCCTCTCGATCCTTGTCATCGGCGCGGCAACCGACTACTCGCTGCTGCTGGTCGCCAGGCACAAGGAGGCGCTCGCCGGAGGGCAAGGCCGCTGGGAGGCCGCGGCCACCGCATGGAAGCGGTCCGTGGAGCCCATCCTGGCCTCCGGCGGCACCGTGACCGCGGGCCTGCTGTGCCTGCTCTTCTCGGACCTGAACTCCAACAAGGCGCTGGGGCCCATCGGAGCCAGCGGCATCATCTTCTCCATCTTCGCAGCCCTGACGTTTCTGCCCGCCGCACTGGCGCTGCTGGGAAGGGCTGCCTACTGGCCGTTCCCGCCGAAACCGCAGGCCCCGCTTGGGCCCGAGGAGCTTCCCGCGGGATTGTGGGGTCGCGTCGCGGGATTCGTTGGACGCCATCCTCGTTCGATTTGGGTGCTCACCGCGCTGGTGCTGGCTGCCGGGGCCCTGGGCATGACGCAGCTCAAGGCCTCCGGTGTGCCGCAAAGCGAACTGGTCCTGGGCCAGACCGACTCCCGGGACGGGCAGATCGCGCTCGGCGAGCATTTCCCCGGCGGAACCGGCAGCCCGCTGTTCGCCATCGTCGATGAAGCACGGGCAGCCGACCTGGTGCCCCTGGTCGAGGACGTCAACGGGGTGGCTTCGGCCTACCTCCAGGCCGCGGACGGGGGACCGGCGCTGGCCCGGGCAGGAGGCGAACCTCAGGTCGTCGAGGGACGATCCCTGCTGTCCATCACGCTTGGTGACGCCGCCGACTCGGACGCCGCCAAGTCGACGCTGCTCGACCTGCGGAGGCTTCTCCACCACGAAGACCCCGGGTCGCTGGTGGGTGGAACCACCGCCACGCTCAGAGACACGGCGACCACCGCCCAGACGGACCTGGTCAAGATCATTCCGCTGGTGCTGGGTGCCATCCTGGTCATCCTGATGTTGCTGCTGCGCTCGATCCTCGCACCGGTGCTCCTGGTGGCGACCACCCTGCTTTCCTACGGGACGGCGATGGGGGTTTCGGCCTGGGTCTTCAACGGCATCTTCAACTTCGTCGGGGCCGACCCGTCCGTTCCGCTCTTCGGGTTCGTGTTCCTGGTGGCGTTGGGCGTGGACTACAACATCTTCCTGATGACCCGGGTCAGGGAGGAATCCCTGGAGCACGGCACGCGTGCGGGCGTCCTGCGGGGCCTGGCCGTCACCGGTGGCGTCATCACCTCCGCGGGCGTGGTGCTGGCGGCCACATTTGCCGCGCTGGGCATCATCCCCATCATGTTCCTTCTGCAGCTCGGATTCATCGTCGCCTTCGGCGTGCTGCTTGACACCCTGGTGGTCAGGTCGCTGCTGGTGCCGGCCCTGATCCATGATCTCGGCGGGAAAGTTTGGTGGCCGAGCAAGCTCGGACGC